One genomic region from Campylobacter concisus encodes:
- the rpsR gene encoding 30S ribosomal protein S18 has protein sequence MAEKRKYSRKYCKFTEAKIDFIDYKDTSLLKYCLSERFKIMPRRLTGTSKRHQEMVEKAIKRARHAAIIPYIVDRKDVVSNPFDGL, from the coding sequence ATGGCAGAAAAAAGAAAATATTCACGTAAATATTGCAAATTTACAGAAGCAAAAATTGATTTTATAGATTATAAAGATACTTCTCTTTTAAAGTATTGTTTATCAGAGAGATTTAAAATAATGCCAAGACGTTTAACTGGCACATCAAAAAGACACCAAGAGATGGTAGAAAAAGCGATCAAAAGAGCTCGTCATGCAGCTATTATACCTTACATAGTAGATCGCAAAGATGTAGTTTCAAATCCTTTTGATGGACTATAA
- a CDS encoding single-stranded DNA-binding protein, with protein MFNKVVLVGNLTRDIELRYTTSGSAIGNSGIAVTRKFNTNGEKREETCFIDISFFGKSAEIANQYLSKGSKLLVEGRLKFDQWTDNNGQNRSKHSIVVENMEMLGGNSGANGQSQGGFNQNSSYSQQRNNGSTNSYGNGGYQNSAPQRQQMQPQNKKVQEEYYEEKIPDINIDADNFDGDNEIPF; from the coding sequence ATGTTCAATAAAGTAGTACTAGTTGGGAATTTAACAAGAGATATCGAACTAAGATACACTACTAGTGGATCTGCTATAGGAAATTCCGGTATTGCTGTTACTAGAAAATTTAATACTAATGGCGAGAAACGTGAAGAAACATGCTTTATTGACATATCGTTCTTTGGCAAATCAGCTGAGATAGCAAATCAATATTTAAGCAAAGGCTCCAAACTTTTGGTTGAAGGAAGATTAAAATTTGATCAATGGACCGACAACAATGGACAAAACCGTTCAAAGCACTCAATCGTAGTTGAAAATATGGAGATGCTTGGCGGAAATAGCGGAGCTAATGGACAAAGTCAAGGTGGATTTAATCAAAATAGTTCGTACTCACAACAACGAAATAATGGTTCAACTAATAGCTATGGCAATGGTGGATATCAAAATTCAGCACCACAAAGACAGCAAATGCAACCACAAAATAAAAAAGTACAAGAAGAGTACTATGAGGAAAAAATCCCTGATATAAACATTGACGCCGATAATTTTGATGGCGACAACGAAATACCGTTTTAA
- the rpsF gene encoding 30S ribosomal protein S6, whose translation MKHYELLFILKPTLTEEEVKAKVDFVKEVITKNGGEIATVVEMGTRKLAYTIKKYERGTYFVIYYKAPPALLAELTRNVRITEDIIRFLSVKYENKREIAAWERLCKGIKQTIKKEPREPRAPREPRVEKVDEQTFTEE comes from the coding sequence ATGAAACATTACGAGCTTTTATTTATTCTTAAGCCGACACTAACGGAAGAGGAAGTTAAAGCTAAAGTTGACTTCGTAAAAGAAGTTATAACAAAAAATGGCGGCGAAATCGCTACTGTCGTTGAGATGGGCACTAGAAAACTAGCCTACACCATCAAAAAATACGAGCGTGGAACATACTTTGTTATCTATTACAAAGCCCCACCAGCACTTCTTGCAGAGCTTACGAGAAATGTAAGGATCACTGAAGATATCATAAGATTTTTAAGCGTTAAATATGAAAATAAACGCGAAATCGCAGCTTGGGAAAGACTTTGCAAAGGTATCAAGCAAACTATAAAAAAAGAGCCTCGTGAGCCAAGAGCGCCGCGTGAGCCAAGAGTTGAAAAAGTAGACGAGCAAACTTTTACAGAAGAATAA
- the holA gene encoding DNA polymerase III subunit delta has translation MYRKDLELNLANANLSNYFLLFGADEFQIELFGKEILSFYSSEDANLLSLYFDEYNYAQASSHLSEQSLFGGKNILYIKSEKKIPAKELKELISLCAKSQDNYFLFELYEADMKLVFDTQKAFGTNFARFFKPSTPDEAINLLAKNSAKIGLNITKNALYELYFTHNENLYLAASELTKLKSLNTHIEQDDVKRLVFGLGGINFDDFFNKFMALKDIKNDFFTYLEDPNFNEILLLNSLYKAFFRLFKIYSYIKINGRLNLDEAIGYQPPVNVANLLKANSLKLNLNIYLEIFKTLNLAELELKTNTKMDKEIFVLSTILNLQHLISTANIK, from the coding sequence ATGTATAGAAAAGATTTGGAGCTAAATTTAGCAAATGCAAATTTAAGCAACTACTTCTTGCTTTTTGGAGCGGATGAGTTTCAGATCGAGCTCTTTGGCAAAGAAATTTTGAGCTTTTACTCTAGCGAAGATGCAAATTTACTAAGCCTTTATTTTGACGAGTACAACTACGCGCAAGCAAGCTCTCACCTAAGCGAGCAGTCGCTTTTTGGTGGTAAAAATATCCTATATATAAAAAGCGAAAAAAAGATCCCAGCAAAAGAGCTAAAAGAGCTCATCTCGCTTTGCGCAAAAAGCCAGGACAACTACTTTTTATTTGAGCTTTATGAGGCCGATATGAAACTAGTTTTTGATACGCAAAAGGCTTTTGGGACAAATTTTGCTAGATTTTTCAAGCCCTCAACTCCAGATGAAGCGATAAATTTACTAGCCAAAAACTCAGCCAAAATAGGACTAAACATAACTAAAAACGCACTTTATGAACTTTACTTTACGCATAATGAAAATTTATACCTTGCAGCAAGCGAGCTAACAAAGCTAAAGAGCCTAAACACACACATCGAACAAGATGATGTAAAAAGGCTAGTTTTTGGACTTGGCGGGATAAATTTTGATGATTTTTTTAATAAATTTATGGCTCTAAAAGATATAAAAAACGACTTTTTTACCTATCTAGAAGATCCAAATTTTAATGAAATTTTACTTCTAAACTCGCTTTACAAAGCATTTTTTAGGCTATTTAAAATTTACTCTTATATAAAGATAAATGGTCGATTGAATTTAGATGAGGCAATCGGTTATCAACCGCCTGTAAATGTCGCAAATTTATTAAAAGCAAATAGCTTAAAACTAAATTTAAATATCTATTTGGAGATATTTAAAACGCTAAATTTAGCCGAGTTAGAGCTAAAAACAAACACAAAAATGGATAAAGAAATTTTTGTATTATCAACCATTTTAAATTTACAACATCTCATATCAACAGCAAATATTAAGTAA
- a CDS encoding RNB domain-containing ribonuclease: MKEFLTSLLVGIKEKEVSNEDKEILRNLLNLGAVSSHKDKFYLNNGYVCGKLDISQNATGFIMPFDKRFKQDIIVENKNLNNSHLGDIVLAKLLPLKKKRQSAKIVMSLKLANETSVVYTKRFGAAILGVNLKTGLSTTLKATQKSLKMLPLGTLLKVNNLNNEIVEVLGNLEDPLSDEKISLAIYNKNDKFSEACELEAKAFGDEVDASMYLNRVDLRNLEFCTIDPVDAKDFDDAIYFDEKKREIYVAIADVSEYVTAYSAIDSEAKKRGFSIYFPHISVPMLPRALSENICSLKPNVPRLAFCFKISLDANNEVKKEELFEAIILSKRRFNYDEIDEILEGKRECEISWIKPLFKLTTKLRKKRLLHAFDFRTKELRMSLDDEGQISQTRFESDSDSHRLVEDCMLLANKAAAKLITKGVFRNHASPDFKKIDTLLEDLQLLGLDFTYESDLANLIRKIQIKADELGNREEIDKLIIKSQKKAEYSSENLGHFGLGFDRYTHFTSPIRRYSDLILHRLLKAKISKDDKLYNFLLLNIQSTCATLSELEREADKVAYDFMDRKFARWAAANIGKEVRCYVSENQNVLVAKLDDHFVGARIFITGYSANLLQKLVVKITEADIASAKIFAKVVRKIDV; the protein is encoded by the coding sequence GTGAAAGAATTTCTAACCTCACTACTAGTTGGCATCAAGGAAAAAGAAGTTTCAAACGAAGATAAAGAGATTTTACGAAATCTCTTAAATCTTGGTGCCGTAAGCTCTCATAAAGATAAATTTTACCTAAACAATGGCTACGTCTGTGGCAAGCTAGACATCAGCCAAAACGCAACTGGCTTTATCATGCCGTTTGATAAACGCTTCAAGCAAGACATCATCGTAGAAAATAAAAATTTAAACAACTCTCACCTTGGCGACATTGTGTTAGCAAAGCTTTTGCCACTTAAGAAAAAACGCCAAAGTGCTAAGATAGTAATGAGCCTAAAGCTTGCAAATGAGACAAGCGTGGTCTATACAAAACGCTTTGGAGCGGCCATTTTAGGTGTAAATTTAAAAACTGGACTAAGCACGACCTTAAAAGCGACTCAAAAAAGCCTAAAGATGCTCCCACTTGGGACGCTGCTTAAGGTAAACAACCTAAATAACGAAATAGTCGAGGTTTTAGGAAATTTAGAAGATCCGCTAAGTGATGAGAAAATTTCGCTTGCTATTTATAATAAAAACGATAAATTTAGCGAGGCTTGTGAGCTTGAGGCAAAGGCTTTTGGCGACGAAGTCGATGCTAGCATGTATCTAAATAGAGTTGATCTAAGAAATTTAGAGTTTTGTACGATCGATCCAGTCGATGCCAAAGACTTTGACGATGCCATATATTTCGATGAGAAAAAGCGTGAAATTTACGTCGCAATCGCTGATGTAAGCGAGTATGTAACTGCTTACAGTGCCATTGATAGCGAAGCTAAAAAAAGAGGCTTTTCAATCTACTTTCCGCACATTTCAGTACCGATGTTGCCGCGCGCACTCAGTGAAAATATTTGCTCGCTAAAGCCAAATGTACCGCGTCTTGCATTTTGTTTTAAAATTTCACTTGATGCGAATAATGAGGTAAAAAAAGAGGAGCTTTTTGAAGCGATCATCCTTTCAAAAAGGCGCTTTAACTACGACGAGATCGATGAAATTTTAGAAGGCAAAAGAGAGTGTGAAATTTCATGGATCAAGCCGCTTTTTAAACTCACCACAAAGCTTCGCAAAAAAAGGCTTTTGCACGCATTTGACTTTAGGACAAAAGAGCTTAGAATGAGCCTTGACGATGAGGGTCAAATTTCACAAACTAGGTTTGAAAGTGACTCCGACTCGCATAGATTAGTCGAGGACTGCATGCTTTTAGCAAACAAGGCTGCTGCTAAGCTCATCACAAAGGGTGTTTTTAGAAACCACGCATCGCCTGATTTTAAAAAGATAGATACCTTGCTTGAAGATTTACAACTTTTGGGGCTTGACTTTACCTACGAGAGCGACCTTGCAAATTTGATAAGAAAGATCCAAATAAAAGCCGATGAACTGGGCAACCGCGAGGAGATAGATAAACTCATCATCAAGTCTCAAAAAAAAGCTGAGTACTCAAGTGAAAATTTAGGTCACTTTGGGCTTGGATTTGATAGATACACGCACTTTACAAGCCCTATTAGACGCTACTCTGACCTTATTTTACATAGGCTCTTAAAGGCTAAAATTTCAAAAGATGACAAGCTTTACAACTTCTTGCTTTTAAACATCCAAAGCACATGTGCAACCTTAAGCGAGCTTGAAAGAGAGGCGGACAAGGTGGCCTACGACTTTATGGATAGGAAATTTGCACGCTGGGCAGCTGCAAATATCGGCAAAGAGGTGCGTTGCTACGTGAGCGAAAACCAAAATGTCTTGGTTGCCAAGCTTGATGATCATTTTGTTGGAGCTAGGATTTTCATCACTGGATACAGCGCAAATTTACTTCAAAAGCTTGTCGTAAAGATCACAGAGGCCGACATAGCGAGTGCTAAAATTTTTGCAAAAGTGGTAAGAAAGATCGATGTATAG
- a CDS encoding HDOD domain-containing protein has product MNESVFKKIKALPPLDDTVIQIQRLHADENSSISDLTKVVEKDPMLTANILRSANSPLYGFSQEITTIARAISLFGMATIRGFALSSTIKKSFSINLEPYGITTQDFLNISIIQNALMYNWHSKVNPKSLEILSPASFMLEIGKIVLAHELAENKQDVEFREKLKNISSPIDLALFETEILDMSNEEVTAKIFEQWNLETELSSSILYSNNPEEAPDHIKDYAKALKVIKTAVNIFNQLDDISIQNTLPLLDEYGFGHDTFLMAVAKVKDNL; this is encoded by the coding sequence ATGAATGAATCAGTTTTTAAAAAAATCAAAGCACTTCCACCATTAGATGACACAGTTATACAAATTCAACGCTTACATGCGGACGAAAATAGCTCAATAAGTGATCTTACAAAAGTGGTCGAAAAGGATCCGATGCTAACAGCAAATATCTTGCGTTCAGCAAACTCTCCACTTTATGGGTTTTCTCAAGAGATCACAACTATAGCAAGAGCTATTTCTCTTTTTGGTATGGCTACTATTCGAGGTTTTGCGCTTTCAAGTACGATTAAAAAGAGCTTTTCTATAAATTTAGAGCCTTATGGCATTACTACACAAGATTTTTTAAATATCTCGATAATACAAAATGCACTGATGTACAATTGGCATTCTAAAGTTAATCCTAAAAGTCTAGAAATTCTCTCTCCAGCTTCATTTATGCTTGAGATTGGCAAGATAGTTCTTGCTCACGAATTAGCCGAAAATAAGCAAGATGTCGAATTTAGAGAAAAACTTAAAAATATATCTAGTCCAATTGATCTTGCCCTATTTGAAACAGAAATTTTAGATATGTCAAATGAAGAAGTTACGGCTAAAATTTTTGAACAATGGAACCTTGAGACAGAGCTTAGCAGCTCGATACTCTATTCAAATAATCCAGAAGAGGCACCAGATCATATAAAAGATTACGCAAAAGCCCTAAAAGTGATAAAAACAGCTGTAAATATCTTTAATCAACTTGATGATATAAGCATACAAAATACTCTACCTCTTCTTGACGAATACGGCTTTGGACATGATACGTTTTTAATGGCTGTTGCTAAAGTCAAAGATAATTTGTGA
- the ilvC gene encoding ketol-acid reductoisomerase, producing MAINVYYDKDCDLSLIQSKKVAIIGFGSQGHAHAENLRDNGVSVVIGLSKGGKSWAKAEAKGFEVKTVSEATKGADVVMILTPDELQAEIYKNEIEPNLKDHAAIAFGHGFNVHFGQIKAPANIDVIMIAPKAPGHTVRSEFVRGGGIPDLIAVEQNASGKAKEIALSYACGIGGGRTGIIETTFKDETETDLFGEQAVLCGGLCALVNAGFDTLVEAGYEPEMAYFECLHELKLIVDLMYQGGMADMRYSISNTAEYGDYVSGVRVVGEESRKAMKEVLKEIQNGKFAKDFILERKAGYVRMNAERGIAERSLLNQTGKKLRAMMPWITNGKLIDQNKN from the coding sequence ATGGCTATAAATGTTTATTATGATAAAGACTGCGATTTAAGCCTTATTCAAAGTAAAAAAGTAGCAATCATCGGCTTTGGTTCACAAGGTCATGCACATGCTGAAAATTTAAGAGATAACGGTGTAAGCGTTGTAATTGGCCTTTCAAAAGGTGGCAAAAGCTGGGCAAAAGCTGAAGCAAAAGGCTTTGAGGTAAAAACCGTAAGTGAAGCTACAAAAGGCGCTGATGTGGTTATGATTTTAACTCCAGATGAGCTTCAAGCAGAAATTTATAAAAATGAGATCGAGCCAAATTTAAAAGATCACGCTGCTATCGCGTTTGGACATGGTTTTAATGTTCATTTTGGCCAGATAAAAGCTCCAGCAAATATAGATGTCATTATGATCGCTCCAAAAGCTCCAGGTCACACAGTTAGAAGCGAATTTGTAAGAGGTGGTGGCATACCTGATCTTATCGCTGTTGAGCAAAATGCAAGTGGAAAGGCAAAAGAGATCGCTCTAAGCTATGCTTGCGGCATAGGTGGCGGTAGAACTGGCATCATTGAGACAACATTTAAAGATGAAACTGAAACAGATTTATTTGGTGAGCAAGCTGTTCTTTGTGGCGGTCTTTGCGCGCTAGTAAATGCTGGTTTTGATACGCTTGTAGAGGCTGGTTATGAGCCTGAGATGGCGTATTTTGAATGCTTGCATGAGCTAAAACTAATCGTTGATTTGATGTATCAAGGTGGTATGGCCGATATGCGTTATTCTATCTCAAATACCGCTGAATACGGTGATTACGTAAGCGGTGTAAGAGTGGTTGGCGAAGAGAGCAGAAAAGCTATGAAAGAAGTTTTAAAAGAGATTCAAAATGGCAAATTTGCAAAAGACTTCATCCTAGAGAGAAAAGCAGGATATGTTAGAATGAACGCTGAGCGCGGTATAGCTGAGAGAAGTTTGCTAAATCAAACTGGCAAAAAACTTCGCGCGATGATGCCTTGGATAACTAACGGCAAACTTATAGATCAAAATAAAAACTAA